Proteins encoded in a region of the Antedon mediterranea chromosome 2, ecAntMedi1.1, whole genome shotgun sequence genome:
- the LOC140039632 gene encoding uncharacterized protein: MNSVKQFASEKVLGPQPPSYGAQSAGCPPPGQPAGYPPPGQPAGYPPPGQPAGYPPQGQPPGYPPPGYLPTQGYAPPPSYPPPVQPQQAFVATQPQPTGGVVVINTQSAHPQPAVVHTTVVQRPRERTNHLVHLGITILFPLWIFVWIFICIFDD, encoded by the exons ATGAATTCAGTTAAACAG tTTGCGTCCGAAAAAGTTCTTGGACCTCAGCCTCCGTCGTACGGAGCACAATCGGCAGGATGTCCGCCACCAGGACAACCGGCAGGGTACCCTCCGCCAGGACAACCGGCAGGGTACCCTCCGCCAGGACAACCGGCAGGGTACCCTCCGCAAGGACAACCACCAGGATACCCTCCACCAGGATACCTTCCAACACAAGGTTATGCCCCACCGCCAAGTTACCCTCCACCGGTACAACCGCAACAAGCTTTTGTTGCGACGCAACCGCAACCGACTGGTGGTGTAGTCGTTATAAACACACAATCGGCTCACCCTCAGCCAGCAGTCGTGCACACCACGGTTGTTCAAAGACCAAG AGAACGGACAAACCATCTTGTACATCTTGGCATCACAATACTGTTCCCGTTATGGATATTCGTTTGGATTTTTATT TGCATATTTGATGATTAG